A window from Primulina huaijiensis isolate GDHJ02 chromosome 11, ASM1229523v2, whole genome shotgun sequence encodes these proteins:
- the LOC140988421 gene encoding uncharacterized protein, whose amino-acid sequence MYTKYKHKLLIAVTLDANNQVLPLAFALVDEENYDSWHWFLSNVARHVTRGCNGVCLIYDRHAGITSAVQDLPDFKPPRGVHRFCLRHVCSNFNSKFKNIHLKDLCWEAGIQNQVAKFNATMEAIRTNNAAAYIYLSNIPKEKWSSAHDGGWRRGIMTTNMSECINGVLKGFRRLPITAIVELTLQRCVHYFIQRRARSDKMLQKNQPWTDFAYSKFDMWSKKSIEHRVLRFEQRDKTASVATGRRPGRQHHVQEVNISTRECTCGKFTIFGIPCSHVICAAKWFGLNPAQLVQPWFTLSEYVNTYDGRFYHIHDEQYWDEPTFQLQHNSVRRQRRQAGRDRRTRRRNEMDQPSTRERQRGR is encoded by the coding sequence ATGTACACCAAATATAAGCACAAACTACTCATTGCAGTAACTTTGGATGCTAATAACCAGGTATTGCCGCTAGCATTTGCGCTTGTTGATGAAGAGAATTATGATTCCTGGCATTGGTTCCTCAGTAATGTTGCACGACATGTTACCAGAGGGTGTAATGGTGTGTGCCTTATATATGATAGACATGCGGGTATAACAAGTGCAGTGCAAGATCTCCCTGACTTCAAACCTCCTCGTGGTGTTCATCGTTTTTGTTTGAGGCATGTATGCTCTAATTTCAACAGTAAGTTCAAAAATATTCACTTGAAAGACTTATGTTGGGAAGCAGGGATACAAAACCAAGTAGCAAAATTTAATGCGACAATGGAGGCAATTAGAACAAATAATGCAGCAGCTTACATCTATTTGTCAAACATTCCAAAAGAAAAATGGTCATCGGCTCATGATGGGGGATGGAGACGAGGGATAATGACGACGAACATGTCTGAGTGTATTAATGGTGTATTGAAAGGGTTTCGACGTCTTCCAATAACTGCAATAGTGGAGCTGACATTACAACGATGCGTGCACTATTTCATTCAACGACGAGCGCGAAGTGATAAGATGCTGCAAAAAAATCAACCATGGACCGACTTTGCGTACTCTAAATTTGATATGTGGTCAAAAAAATCAATTGAACATCGAGTTTTAAGATTTGAACAAAGGGATAAAACAGCATCCGTCGCGACAGGAAGAAGACCTGGTCGTCAGCATCACGTACAAGAAGTCAACATTTCAACGCGTGAATGCACATGTGGTAAATTCACAATATTTGGAATTCCTTGTTCACATGTTATATGTGCAGCAAAATGGTTTGGTTTGAATCCTGCACAGCTTGTACAACCATGGTTCACACTGAGCGAATACGTGAACACGTACGATGGAAGGTTCTACCATATTCATGATGAACAATATTGGGATGAACCTACATTCCAATTACAACACAATAGTGTTCGCAGACAAAGGAGGCAGGCTGGTAGAGATCGCAGGACACGCAGAAGAAACGAGATGGATCAGCCATCAACGAGAGAGAGACAACGTGGGAGGTAA